One genomic segment of Desulfocapsa sulfexigens DSM 10523 includes these proteins:
- a CDS encoding SH3 domain-containing protein gives MNFPARLCRFAIIPLTLILLPTLCFAQNVSVKKDNVNVRSGPGTTFPVSMELFQGYPLKVIEKNGDWLKITDFENDTGWIYGSLVEPASTVIVNGKKSINMRSQPNTSASIVATVDRGVVLKKIASEGKWVKVSHSQGATGWIYSPLLWP, from the coding sequence ATGAATTTCCCTGCTCGTCTATGTCGATTTGCTATCATCCCCTTAACTCTGATCCTCCTTCCCACTCTCTGTTTTGCCCAAAATGTCAGTGTCAAAAAGGATAATGTCAATGTGAGAAGTGGCCCTGGAACAACCTTCCCGGTTTCCATGGAATTATTTCAAGGCTATCCATTGAAAGTAATTGAGAAAAATGGTGACTGGTTGAAAATAACTGACTTTGAAAATGACACCGGATGGATCTATGGGTCCCTTGTTGAACCAGCTTCCACGGTTATTGTAAATGGAAAAAAATCTATTAATATGCGATCACAACCAAACACTTCCGCATCGATTGTTGCAACCGTTGATCGTGGTGTTGTTCTCAAGAAAATAGCATCTGAGGGAAAGTGGGTTAAAGTAAGTCACTCTCAAGGTGCAACCGGATGGATATACAGTCCTCTCCTCTGGCCCTGA
- a CDS encoding prephenate dehydratase domain-containing protein, which translates to MIRIATLGPHGSDGYRAARQYSPDAELLLYNRIPDIINAFLKEEVDFAFVPIYNTREGEIKEYFRLQELLSSGYWIDNLVLPIHLSFGCLKQENASFSPANIIGRGSVFKQCEDYISEHYPDATLMSVPDIAVAMKDIKDNNRLDFGIVDSEELLLEHGFEIRDREIAAHNRTRFAILGENLSGSTGYDATAVITRPLKDRVGMLVDILGEFTSRGINILDLRSENDIKTQKLQIYLEIEGHIGNESLQKALKTVEEEVIQEEDSLRLLGSFPRVDMRVKKINTFGFIGTGAMSEWFADRLENEGYRTFLTGRSTILSPEEMIPDVDVVIICVPISVTVATIQQYGPLLKDGQALLLLAGESEQTLKAAEECTSQGVELMLVHNLWGPQAQSMKDKNATVVRTPRSGSFCSEFEAFLYKHGADISQDSPTQHDLLMGVGQKLPTTISTALAMTLKQHAIACSDIGTHSTLTSLYGILAMARIHNQNPRTYAEIMATGGDGRKIVRSFAENLLQIVAMAEDQKIAELCEIIESSRSHLSPEFLAEHMKRSRAVDSVLTKAAR; encoded by the coding sequence ATGATCAGAATAGCAACATTAGGACCACATGGTTCAGATGGTTACAGAGCGGCACGTCAATACTCTCCTGACGCTGAGCTTCTACTTTATAACCGTATCCCGGACATAATCAATGCCTTTCTAAAGGAAGAGGTGGACTTCGCCTTTGTCCCAATCTATAACACTCGTGAAGGTGAGATTAAAGAATATTTCCGCCTTCAGGAGCTCTTATCTTCCGGGTATTGGATTGATAACCTTGTTCTTCCCATCCATCTTTCCTTTGGTTGTCTGAAACAGGAAAATGCATCCTTTTCACCTGCAAATATTATTGGCCGTGGTTCTGTCTTCAAACAATGTGAAGATTACATCAGCGAGCACTATCCAGATGCCACCCTCATGTCCGTTCCGGACATTGCTGTTGCTATGAAAGATATCAAGGACAATAACCGCCTTGACTTTGGTATCGTTGATTCTGAAGAATTACTGCTTGAGCACGGCTTTGAAATACGCGATCGAGAAATTGCTGCTCATAACCGTACCCGTTTCGCCATTCTTGGTGAAAACCTCAGTGGGTCGACAGGATACGATGCCACTGCTGTTATCACCCGCCCTTTGAAAGATCGGGTTGGTATGCTCGTTGATATTCTTGGAGAATTCACTAGCCGTGGAATCAACATCCTTGACCTTCGTTCAGAAAATGATATCAAAACCCAGAAGCTCCAAATCTATCTCGAAATAGAAGGGCACATAGGAAACGAATCTCTTCAGAAAGCGTTAAAAACAGTAGAGGAAGAAGTCATTCAGGAAGAGGATAGTCTTCGCCTCCTTGGCTCGTTTCCCCGCGTTGATATGCGGGTCAAGAAGATTAATACTTTCGGGTTTATCGGTACTGGAGCCATGAGTGAATGGTTTGCAGATCGCCTTGAAAATGAAGGCTACAGAACTTTTCTAACGGGGCGATCAACTATTCTGTCTCCTGAAGAGATGATTCCAGATGTGGATGTAGTAATTATCTGTGTTCCCATCTCTGTAACCGTTGCGACCATCCAGCAGTACGGACCGCTCCTGAAGGATGGTCAAGCCCTGCTTTTACTTGCTGGTGAGTCTGAACAAACGCTCAAGGCAGCTGAGGAGTGCACAAGCCAAGGTGTTGAGCTTATGCTGGTTCATAATTTATGGGGTCCGCAGGCACAAAGCATGAAGGACAAAAATGCCACAGTGGTGCGAACCCCTCGTAGCGGATCGTTCTGTTCTGAATTTGAAGCTTTTCTCTATAAACATGGGGCGGATATTTCTCAAGACAGCCCGACTCAACATGATTTACTCATGGGGGTAGGTCAGAAACTACCAACCACCATATCCACAGCACTTGCAATGACCCTTAAACAGCACGCAATAGCCTGCTCCGATATTGGAACCCACTCCACTCTTACTTCTCTCTATGGCATTCTTGCCATGGCAAGAATTCATAACCAGAATCCAAGAACCTATGCTGAAATAATGGCAACCGGTGGAGATGGACGAAAAATAGTGCGGAGCTTTGCAGAAAATCTGCTTCAGATTGTTGCCATGGCCGAAGATCAGAAAATAGCCGAACTCTGTGAGATCATAGAGAGCAGTCGCTCCCACCTCTCTCCTGAGTTTTTAGCTGAACATATGAAACGTTCAAGGGCCGTTGATTCTGTCCTAACAAAGGCTGCCAGGTAA
- a CDS encoding tetratricopeptide repeat protein, producing MAQRFYYGYGTPQNFQKAFSLYLKAAEQGDVDAMFIVGGMYMKGQGTVVNTAEAFRWLYNAAINGRSSKESERILAEFFVTGKNVPQNYEEALHWYELAANGGDFEAQSELGYLYFTGKVGEKDYKKAAHWFELAARNDYPLAQYNMGILWYTGNGVDTVDMIKAYAWFSLAAANGYGSGVVAENFLKTVLSDKELKDAQEASMEIYREIKSLNQGAVTN from the coding sequence ATGGCTCAGAGGTTTTATTATGGCTATGGTACTCCTCAAAATTTCCAAAAAGCCTTCAGTTTGTACCTTAAAGCTGCAGAGCAGGGAGATGTTGATGCCATGTTTATTGTTGGTGGCATGTATATGAAGGGGCAGGGGACTGTTGTGAATACTGCTGAGGCTTTCAGGTGGCTCTATAATGCTGCTATTAATGGACGCAGTTCCAAAGAATCCGAAAGAATATTAGCCGAGTTTTTTGTGACCGGTAAAAATGTTCCTCAAAACTACGAAGAAGCCTTACACTGGTATGAGCTTGCTGCCAATGGTGGTGACTTTGAGGCCCAAAGTGAACTTGGCTATTTATACTTCACTGGGAAGGTTGGCGAAAAGGATTACAAAAAGGCGGCTCACTGGTTCGAGCTTGCAGCCAGAAATGATTATCCACTCGCCCAGTACAATATGGGAATCCTCTGGTATACCGGAAATGGTGTTGATACCGTTGATATGATAAAGGCTTATGCCTGGTTTAGTCTTGCTGCTGCTAATGGCTATGGCAGCGGGGTGGTTGCGGAAAATTTTCTTAAGACTGTGCTTTCAGATAAAGAACTCAAGGATGCCCAGGAAGCCTCAATGGAAATCTATCGAGAAATAAAAAGCCTGAATCAAGGAGCTGTGACGAATTAA
- a CDS encoding DEAD/DEAH box helicase, with amino-acid sequence MPDSSSITSLRNISEYLQALKNSPKYGPQVVCHKTFPEQKGAYIPFPTTLPDILTSCLLQQGIEKLYSHQGKAYKEIRNGKNVFAATPTSSGKSLIYNLPVLESIYRDRSTKALYLFPLKALAQDQLRVLQKFDEIFYSDKQKNTHTLAALYDGDTSARQRKKIRTCPPDILISNPDMLHLSMLPYHSSWAPFFKELKYIVIDEVHIYRGVFGAHMSWVLRRLQRILELYGARPTFILLSATIGNPEQFAEKLIGQQVVSIVASSAPRSKRNMLFLNPWNSAAHTVSQLLEASLKRGLRTIVYTGSRKMAELITMWTKPNLGKLGSKLSSYRSGFLPEERRLIERDLNSGKLLGVISTSALELGIDIGDLDLCILAGYPGSVMATWQRGGRVGRGRKESAIILVAQEDALDQYYMQNHEDFFSRTMESAIINPFNSQIMEQHLHCAAAEVSIHKNELAVFPLIIKKAVKELTSQGILLQSSDGKEFFATRKYPQRQVSLRGSGRQLQIIREDNGEVLGEIDSGRAFKECHPGAVYLHSSITWLVHTCDIENSEIVVSPFRENYHTRPVSQKHTEILKVIDQKEEPGYRVSLGKLIVREKVTGYQKRNNRNNKLMGSIQLDLPEQSLETVGLWLEIPESTKLEIEEQQLHFMGAIHALEHAMIGMFPLLVLCDRYDIGGISCPAHHQTSEAVVFIYDGYPGGMGLCNEAFFRIEELLEQTAKTIRNCACENGCPSCVHSPKCGSGNRPIDKKACNALITLLLNPGWNRHVQESFKKSMMTDQEPRMEIIRPGTFPDLPLSVLPTHYGVFDLETKYSAAEVGGWHKAHKMGISVAVVYDSLLDHCVTYMEHETDKLVEHLFALDLVVGFNNRRFDNAVLSAYSDKDLNKMVMLDLLEVVKKQLGYRLSLDRLAKFTLGKEKSGDGLQALQWYKDGEMEKIIQYCKNDVVITRELLLYGLEHGFFLFQNKAGKIVRLPLDLEGKILRKDG; translated from the coding sequence ATGCCTGATTCATCATCAATCACTTCGTTGCGGAATATTTCTGAATATCTGCAGGCATTAAAAAACTCACCCAAATATGGACCTCAGGTAGTATGTCACAAAACTTTTCCAGAGCAAAAGGGCGCATATATACCATTCCCAACTACCCTGCCTGATATACTTACGAGTTGTCTCCTGCAACAGGGTATAGAAAAACTCTACAGCCACCAGGGAAAAGCCTATAAAGAGATACGCAATGGCAAAAATGTTTTTGCCGCAACTCCGACATCATCTGGGAAAAGTCTGATTTACAACCTTCCGGTACTTGAAAGTATTTACAGAGACAGATCGACAAAAGCACTTTATCTCTTCCCACTTAAGGCTTTAGCCCAGGACCAACTCAGGGTGCTTCAGAAGTTTGATGAAATTTTTTATTCAGATAAGCAAAAAAACACTCATACGCTTGCAGCACTTTATGACGGCGATACTTCTGCCCGGCAACGAAAAAAAATCAGAACATGTCCTCCAGATATCCTTATCAGTAACCCTGACATGCTTCACCTTTCGATGCTTCCCTATCATTCAAGCTGGGCACCATTTTTTAAAGAATTAAAATATATTGTTATTGATGAGGTGCATATTTACAGAGGAGTTTTTGGTGCTCATATGTCCTGGGTTTTACGTAGACTTCAGAGAATTCTTGAATTGTACGGAGCTCGTCCGACTTTTATTCTCCTCTCTGCAACCATCGGGAACCCTGAACAATTTGCTGAAAAACTCATTGGACAGCAGGTTGTAAGTATTGTTGCCAGCAGTGCTCCAAGATCGAAACGGAATATGCTTTTCCTAAACCCTTGGAACAGTGCTGCTCATACTGTGAGCCAGTTGCTGGAAGCCTCTTTAAAAAGAGGACTGCGAACTATTGTTTACACCGGGTCTCGAAAAATGGCTGAGCTTATAACAATGTGGACCAAACCAAATCTTGGCAAGCTAGGTTCCAAATTAAGCTCCTACCGTTCGGGTTTTCTCCCTGAGGAAAGGCGGTTAATTGAAAGAGATCTCAATTCCGGAAAGCTGCTTGGAGTGATATCGACTTCAGCCCTGGAACTTGGGATTGATATTGGTGATCTTGATCTTTGTATTCTTGCAGGGTATCCGGGGTCTGTTATGGCAACCTGGCAACGGGGTGGACGTGTAGGACGTGGAAGAAAAGAATCTGCCATTATTCTGGTGGCCCAGGAAGATGCACTTGATCAGTATTACATGCAGAACCATGAAGATTTTTTTTCAAGGACAATGGAATCAGCGATTATTAATCCTTTTAATTCGCAAATAATGGAGCAGCACCTCCATTGTGCAGCAGCCGAAGTGTCTATTCACAAAAATGAACTTGCTGTTTTCCCATTGATTATAAAGAAAGCTGTGAAAGAATTGACATCGCAGGGGATTTTGCTCCAGAGCAGTGACGGCAAAGAGTTCTTTGCTACGAGAAAATATCCCCAGCGTCAGGTGAGCCTTCGGGGAAGCGGCAGACAACTGCAGATTATACGGGAAGACAATGGTGAGGTGCTGGGAGAAATCGATTCCGGTCGTGCGTTTAAGGAATGTCACCCAGGCGCTGTGTATCTCCATTCCTCGATCACTTGGCTGGTTCATACATGTGATATTGAAAACAGTGAAATTGTGGTCTCTCCATTCAGAGAAAATTATCATACAAGACCGGTGAGCCAAAAACACACAGAAATCTTAAAAGTTATTGATCAAAAGGAAGAGCCTGGATATCGGGTGAGTCTTGGGAAGCTTATTGTCCGTGAAAAAGTTACCGGGTACCAAAAACGCAATAACCGAAACAATAAATTGATGGGTTCTATCCAACTGGATCTTCCGGAACAGTCTCTGGAGACAGTTGGTCTCTGGCTTGAAATACCCGAATCCACCAAATTGGAAATAGAGGAGCAACAACTCCATTTTATGGGTGCTATACACGCTCTTGAACATGCAATGATAGGAATGTTTCCTCTTCTGGTGCTCTGTGACAGGTACGATATCGGTGGTATCTCCTGTCCAGCACATCATCAGACCAGTGAAGCTGTGGTTTTTATTTATGATGGTTATCCCGGAGGAATGGGATTGTGCAATGAGGCTTTTTTTCGGATTGAGGAACTTCTGGAACAAACCGCAAAAACAATCAGGAACTGCGCCTGTGAAAATGGTTGCCCATCCTGTGTCCATTCACCCAAATGTGGTTCCGGCAACAGACCCATCGATAAGAAGGCTTGCAATGCTCTTATAACGCTTCTCCTGAATCCAGGATGGAACCGCCATGTACAGGAAAGCTTCAAAAAAAGTATGATGACTGATCAGGAACCTCGCATGGAGATCATTCGTCCTGGTACTTTTCCTGATTTGCCCCTTTCCGTCCTTCCGACCCACTATGGTGTTTTTGACTTGGAAACAAAATACTCAGCTGCCGAGGTCGGTGGCTGGCACAAAGCGCATAAAATGGGCATTTCAGTTGCTGTGGTTTATGATTCCCTGCTTGATCATTGCGTGACCTATATGGAACATGAGACGGATAAACTGGTGGAACATTTATTTGCGCTTGATTTGGTTGTTGGATTTAATAATCGCCGTTTCGATAATGCTGTCCTGAGTGCATATAGTGATAAGGATTTGAATAAAATGGTGATGCTCGATCTCCTGGAGGTGGTAAAAAAACAACTTGGTTATCGCCTGAGCCTTGATAGACTTGCTAAATTTACACTTGGAAAGGAAAAGTCAGGAGATGGTCTGCAGGCACTGCAATGGTACAAGGATGGGGAGATGGAAAAAATAATCCAATACTGCAAAAATGATGTGGTCATCACCAGGGAGTTATTATTGTATGGTTTGGAACATGGCTTTTTCCTGTTTCAGAACAAGGCTGGAAAAATAGTCCGGCTACCACTTGATCTTGAAGGGAAAATACTCAGAAAAGACGGGTGA
- a CDS encoding hybrid sensor histidine kinase/response regulator, translated as MATKVLIVDDELINVRLIEEILEYEKEFQYRSVGNGKDALALLDEYSPDIIILDIMMPVMNGYEVCREIKKDTRHSLAKVLMVSGKAMIEERLKGYEAGADDYITKPFVDDELLAKLKVFSKLKKTEEIDALKTTILQLFSHETKTPLNGILLGSQLILDTPSISEKVAEYAKLIKISGERIHDLVRKILLLSSLRNNGVLYPESRSVRQYLRDFSQQVNALPDTKCMTRIDCKADFDLEIDWKLFQAALNAVVENAVKYSPNNATVLLTASTDDQLATINVIDSGPGIALECQEKIFDEFYSPQIEHHGQGTALSLAIAKEIMCLHQGSLDVNSVPGEGAEFRFSFPLSTAGE; from the coding sequence ATGGCTACCAAAGTTCTCATTGTTGATGATGAACTCATTAATGTCAGGCTGATTGAAGAAATCCTTGAGTATGAAAAAGAGTTTCAATACAGATCTGTTGGTAATGGAAAGGATGCCCTGGCTTTGCTTGATGAATATTCCCCCGACATAATTATTCTTGATATCATGATGCCTGTGATGAATGGCTATGAAGTATGCAGAGAAATAAAAAAAGATACAAGGCATAGCTTGGCTAAAGTTCTTATGGTCAGTGGCAAAGCCATGATTGAAGAACGGCTCAAGGGCTATGAAGCGGGGGCCGATGACTATATCACAAAACCCTTTGTTGATGATGAATTGCTCGCAAAATTAAAAGTTTTTTCCAAATTAAAAAAAACTGAAGAGATAGATGCGCTCAAAACTACAATCCTGCAACTGTTTTCCCATGAAACAAAAACACCGCTCAATGGCATTCTTCTCGGTAGCCAGCTTATTCTTGACACCCCATCCATATCTGAGAAAGTAGCCGAATACGCAAAGCTGATTAAAATTTCCGGCGAACGTATCCATGATCTGGTTCGTAAGATCCTTCTTCTTTCCAGCCTCAGAAACAATGGGGTACTTTACCCAGAGAGTCGATCTGTACGACAATATCTACGTGATTTCTCTCAACAGGTTAATGCACTTCCCGATACCAAATGTATGACAAGAATTGACTGCAAAGCTGATTTCGACCTTGAAATTGACTGGAAATTATTCCAGGCCGCACTCAACGCGGTGGTTGAGAATGCTGTCAAATACTCTCCAAATAATGCCACTGTCTTACTGACAGCAAGCACTGACGATCAACTTGCAACTATTAATGTTATAGATTCTGGGCCAGGGATAGCTCTTGAATGTCAGGAAAAAATTTTTGATGAATTTTATTCACCCCAGATAGAACATCACGGTCAGGGAACTGCTCTGAGCCTTGCAATTGCAAAAGAAATCATGTGCCTCCATCAGGGCAGTCTTGATGTTAATAGCGTCCCTGGTGAAGGGGCCGAATTCAGATTTTCCTTTCCTTTATCCACGGCAGGAGAATGA
- a CDS encoding PAS domain-containing sensor histidine kinase — MFFEQELERHLETLDEKFSNREILAILNQAIVDLKNRNIAGAFIVPLSLLVGGFATDYSSDHPSLFFLLGGILAIATLFRVFAIIYFTKVSVGFNPAWISVFFLSNIFTGIVWGSFSATSVFFYHNTLSVSLIIILLAGIGGGAMVSYCIWKFLSYFYLCALLVPTIIVEFYIQNKVTIPIGIAISFFLIFNLIQAKIWNKHFWLSLINTFVIEKNTLELKKLNIQLTEEIKVRKQTAKKIAISRKKLQDIYNSAHDGIFIFNLDGKVVDSNETLLKMFHISRQDALRFDIKKSFESRTNGKLNLQEIWRKVLSGEDQEFQWLTEKGDNPKLSTVQVNLRKTLWGEDSVVIATIRDITPQVEALAATSAANRAKSEFLANMSHELRTPMNGILGYARLGIKRHDTLPRDKIKEYFTIIHESGSRLMGLLNNILDFSKLEVGKMRYNPQTCDLLPRIHQIVREIKASATEKGLEINIECSRGQVAAFCDKDKISQVVRNLLSNAIKFSHTNSVISVQCIEITSQASTLNQQITISNHGAPIPNDELDTIFDKFIQSSTTSTGAGGTGLGLAISRQIVEDHGGVIWAKNGDNDLVLFSFLLPISPSIG; from the coding sequence ATGTTTTTTGAACAGGAACTAGAACGACACCTTGAGACACTGGATGAGAAGTTCAGCAACAGAGAGATTTTAGCAATTCTCAACCAGGCAATAGTTGATCTTAAAAACAGAAATATTGCAGGTGCCTTTATTGTCCCCCTGTCCTTGCTCGTTGGCGGTTTTGCAACCGATTATTCTTCGGACCACCCTTCCCTCTTTTTTCTCTTAGGAGGCATTCTAGCTATTGCAACATTGTTTCGGGTTTTTGCGATTATCTATTTCACTAAGGTTTCAGTAGGTTTCAATCCTGCTTGGATATCAGTTTTTTTCTTGTCAAATATCTTTACCGGTATTGTCTGGGGAAGTTTTTCCGCAACCAGCGTTTTCTTTTATCACAATACCCTTTCCGTCTCCCTTATAATAATTCTCCTTGCAGGTATTGGTGGGGGGGCAATGGTAAGTTACTGTATCTGGAAGTTTCTCTCCTACTTCTATCTTTGCGCTCTTCTTGTTCCTACCATCATTGTTGAATTCTATATCCAGAATAAAGTGACAATTCCCATTGGTATTGCCATCAGTTTTTTTTTAATTTTCAATCTTATTCAGGCAAAAATCTGGAACAAACATTTCTGGCTTTCGTTGATAAATACTTTTGTCATAGAAAAAAACACCCTGGAGCTTAAAAAACTCAACATCCAGTTGACGGAAGAAATCAAAGTACGCAAACAAACTGCTAAAAAGATCGCGATTAGTCGAAAAAAGTTACAGGACATTTATAATTCAGCACACGATGGTATTTTTATTTTTAACCTGGATGGTAAAGTTGTAGACAGCAATGAAACTCTATTGAAGATGTTTCATATTAGCCGCCAGGATGCCCTACGATTTGATATTAAGAAAAGTTTTGAATCAAGAACCAACGGAAAGCTCAACCTTCAGGAAATTTGGAGAAAGGTTCTATCAGGAGAGGATCAGGAGTTCCAATGGCTCACCGAAAAGGGTGACAACCCAAAACTTTCAACCGTCCAGGTGAACCTGAGGAAAACTCTATGGGGCGAGGACTCTGTAGTTATCGCTACCATTCGTGATATCACCCCACAAGTTGAAGCTTTGGCAGCAACCTCCGCTGCCAATCGAGCAAAATCAGAATTTCTTGCGAATATGTCCCATGAACTTCGTACCCCGATGAATGGTATCCTCGGGTATGCAAGACTTGGCATCAAGCGCCATGACACCCTGCCTCGTGACAAAATAAAGGAGTACTTTACCATTATCCACGAATCAGGATCCAGGCTCATGGGGCTGCTCAACAATATCCTCGATTTTTCAAAGCTAGAGGTTGGAAAGATGCGCTATAATCCGCAGACCTGCGACCTCTTGCCAAGAATTCATCAAATCGTAAGAGAAATTAAAGCCAGTGCGACAGAAAAAGGGTTGGAAATCAATATAGAATGCAGTCGTGGGCAGGTTGCGGCTTTTTGCGATAAAGATAAAATCTCTCAAGTTGTCCGTAATCTCCTCTCAAACGCCATTAAATTCAGCCATACAAACAGTGTGATCTCTGTGCAGTGTATAGAAATCACCAGTCAAGCAAGTACATTGAATCAACAAATAACCATATCCAACCATGGAGCTCCTATTCCTAACGATGAACTGGACACAATCTTTGATAAGTTTATTCAATCAAGTACCACCAGTACAGGTGCAGGCGGCACCGGGCTTGGACTCGCCATATCCAGGCAGATCGTAGAGGACCATGGCGGTGTTATATGGGCGAAAAACGGGGATAATGACCTGGTACTCTTCAGTTTCCTCCTGCCGATATCACCATCTATAGGTTAA
- a CDS encoding cobalt-precorrin 5A hydrolase, whose amino-acid sequence MKIAILGLTTGGKLLAEKISSFFEDSFVDKRDLPVFKKLSGLWQQNVDAIVCIMATGIVVRGLASLCSNKKTDPCVLVLDENGQFVISLLSGHLGGGNLLARELADFLGGQAVITTASDVTGHTSLDLWAEKNGLGVDDSCKLTEKSAKLINRGMLTLFTELELEALPHDLTRVENPELADIIISDTVYPGHSALILSPCALSVGLGCNRGTPAKAFEVAVTELFYDSSLNLQSIRNFASIDLKSDEEGLLQYASKMGRPIRFYTKEELNRVDTVSSSAIVLAATGAKGVAEPAAVLAAGCTPYLGKLIIRKRKWKDVTVAVAMKQTLIVA is encoded by the coding sequence GTGAAAATAGCAATCTTAGGACTCACCACAGGGGGGAAACTCCTTGCAGAAAAAATCAGTTCATTTTTTGAAGATTCGTTTGTCGACAAGAGAGATCTTCCTGTTTTTAAGAAACTCTCTGGCCTGTGGCAGCAGAATGTCGATGCAATTGTCTGCATCATGGCTACCGGAATTGTTGTTCGTGGGCTAGCTTCTCTTTGTAGCAACAAAAAAACTGATCCCTGTGTGCTGGTGCTTGATGAAAATGGACAATTTGTTATCAGCCTCCTTTCAGGACATCTTGGAGGTGGAAATCTGCTGGCAAGAGAGCTGGCAGATTTTCTTGGTGGACAGGCAGTTATCACCACAGCTTCCGATGTGACCGGACATACATCGCTTGATTTATGGGCTGAAAAGAACGGTCTTGGCGTGGATGATTCCTGTAAGCTCACCGAGAAATCGGCAAAACTTATTAACAGAGGGATGCTTACTCTGTTCACTGAGTTAGAGCTTGAGGCCCTTCCTCATGATTTGACAAGGGTGGAGAATCCGGAATTAGCAGATATAATTATTTCCGACACAGTATATCCAGGGCATTCTGCATTGATTCTCAGTCCGTGTGCTTTAAGTGTCGGCCTTGGTTGTAACAGAGGGACGCCAGCTAAGGCCTTTGAAGTAGCTGTCACTGAACTTTTTTATGACAGCAGTTTGAACCTGCAGTCGATTAGGAATTTTGCCTCAATTGATTTGAAGAGTGATGAGGAGGGTTTGCTTCAATATGCCAGTAAAATGGGGAGACCAATACGATTTTACACCAAAGAAGAGTTGAACCGCGTGGATACGGTTTCCTCCTCCGCAATTGTTTTGGCAGCGACCGGTGCCAAAGGTGTCGCCGAACCTGCTGCTGTTCTGGCTGCAGGCTGCACACCTTATCTCGGTAAATTAATAATTAGGAAAAGAAAATGGAAGGATGTAACAGTGGCAGTCGCCATGAAACAAACCCTGATTGTGGCCTGA
- the cobJ gene encoding precorrin-3B C(17)-methyltransferase, producing MEGCNSGSRHETNPDCGLISVVGTGIGSADNMTPQAVRALTEADVIIGYKTYLDLIPELLEGKEVISSAMMQEVDRCSNSFDLAESGKRVVLVSGGDPGIYAMAGLVLEIAAKRDSRVAIDIIPGIAAVNGCAARLGAPLMHDFAAISLSDLLTPWEVIVKRLDAAASADFVIALYNPKSKKRTEHIIQARDIVLSYRAKETPVGIVTAASRENEVIRLTTLDGMLEEEINMQSTVIIGNSTTFSWNGYMITPRGYRDKYTLAK from the coding sequence ATGGAAGGATGTAACAGTGGCAGTCGCCATGAAACAAACCCTGATTGTGGCCTGATTTCCGTAGTTGGAACCGGTATCGGTAGTGCCGATAATATGACACCTCAGGCAGTTAGAGCTCTGACTGAAGCTGATGTGATTATTGGATATAAAACCTATCTTGATCTGATTCCAGAACTACTGGAAGGAAAGGAAGTTATTTCATCGGCGATGATGCAGGAAGTGGATCGCTGCAGCAACTCTTTTGATCTGGCCGAAAGCGGTAAGCGGGTGGTTCTTGTTTCTGGTGGAGACCCGGGTATTTATGCCATGGCCGGGCTGGTACTTGAGATAGCTGCTAAACGGGACAGCAGGGTTGCAATTGACATCATACCAGGGATTGCCGCTGTGAACGGGTGTGCTGCCCGCCTTGGAGCTCCTTTGATGCACGACTTTGCTGCCATCAGCCTTTCTGACCTGCTGACCCCTTGGGAAGTTATTGTAAAAAGGCTTGATGCCGCAGCCAGTGCCGATTTTGTTATCGCACTCTATAATCCAAAATCTAAGAAACGAACCGAACATATCATACAGGCCCGTGATATAGTGTTGTCCTATCGTGCCAAAGAAACTCCAGTTGGCATTGTGACCGCTGCAAGCAGAGAAAATGAAGTGATACGCCTGACTACCCTTGATGGTATGCTTGAAGAAGAAATCAATATGCAGTCTACTGTTATCATTGGGAACTCGACCACCTTTTCCTGGAATGGGTATATGATTACCCCCAGAGGATACCGAGACAAATACACCCTGGCTAAGTAA